The Mycteria americana isolate JAX WOST 10 ecotype Jacksonville Zoo and Gardens chromosome 16, USCA_MyAme_1.0, whole genome shotgun sequence DNA segment TTATATGGGCTACCAGGGCTGGGTCTTCATGCATTGGGATGAGCCTTCAAGACCCTTGAGTGCTCCCTGCACCAGGTGTGCAAAGCAGCCTTGAGCCCTGTGGACtcagagaagagggaggagaacaTGTCGCAGGCTGCTAAGCCTCTTCTGCACTCCATTTTTACCTTGCAGTTATTTTGAGTTGTTTCAGATGACAAAGCAGCCCTTGACAGAAGGAGCAAATTGTGTCCATGCCACTAGTGGCAACATCTGTCTGTCTGGTTTCGCATCCCTCCACGAGGCTGGTACCCATGTGGTCACTGGCATTAGGCCTTAGCTGTGGCCAGCTCTCTTGCAGGACAGACTCTAGCCCGCTGTATTTGAAGgcgtcttctttttcttccaggaaaatcaGAGCCTCTTACTTGCAGACCCAGCATCTGACGTCTGGAAGGCCTATGTGGATTACGTGGATGAGATAGTCCTGGATGGATTCTTCACTGCCATTGAGTGCTCGCTCAAGTACCTCCTGCAAAACACAGGTGACTGCTGGTTCCTCTCccctggtcacgatggctgcttCAGTCTCACCAAAGGGAGCTTTCTGTTTTGTGCTCTCCCTCATGTCCAAGAtttgctctcttcttcctggCTTTCTGCTGTGCCTCTTGCACTGTCTGCACCAACTGCTGGGGGAGCCTCCAGACAGGGTGGGTGACTCCATCCCCCAGTCACTGGAGCAAAGCATTGCtcaggaggaagggatggagaggacTATGCACGATTTGCAGGGATTAATGGACAGACAAAATTGAGGTGTAATCCCAAATCTGTGCTTGGGCACCAGCCATCTCCTGCCCTCCCATGAACAAAGCATCAGGGTGACACCAGGTTTAATTTGTGGAGAGTCTCAAGAGCCAGTTCTGCTGATGAAAGGCatgaaagaaaaacctcagtCCCTGAGCATTAGACCAGTGAAGAGATGAGATGGGTTCAGGAGTCACTAAATCAGACCTCTTGCCTAAGGCTACCGTGGAGGTTCAGTCACCCTCCCCCTGAGAACAGCTTGTGTCCAGCTAAAGCACATCTCGAGGAACGCTTCCCTCCTGGATGTGGAGGCACACTGAGTTGGAGAATCGAATCCAGTTCTTCACCATCTTGTTAAAAACATGCACATAATTTCACATTTGCATTTGGCTTCAGTTTCcagttgctgggtttttttcatgcctTTCTCCACTAAATTGAAGAGCCTGTTGGTTcctgttgtttttctcctctgcaagTACTTATGCACTGTAATTGTTCAGCTCTCAGACTCCCTTTTGATTAGCTAAAGAGCCTGGTCTCTTCAAGGCTTACCTCCACAGCATTTTTTCCGGTCCTTAAATCACTTGTGTCTCATCTGTTCTCCAGTATCTCCTGTGGGTGCCAGAACATCAGCTAGTTTGCCAGCATCTCCTCTGTGTTGTGTGCAGACATAATGTCACTGGACCCAGCGAGTGGGTGTCTGCGATCACACCTGCCTGGTGTCCAGGGCATAAGTGCATCTTGTGGTGGGATGTTAGTGGTGGCTCAAGATCACCTCTTGAAAAAGATTCTGACATCTCTGTTCTTCCCAACCAGATCCCAAGGCAGGGCTTGCCCCCCTGTTTGAGGTGCAGCTGGATTTGGTGGTCCCAGATTTGATATTTCGTCCCTCCTTGGACCCTGGCACAAACGATGGCTTCTATGACATGGTGGAAAGTCTTCTCAACGACATCTACCGGATCTCATCGCTGGTGCCCAGGCTGGCTGAGCACAGCGGCTTCCCCCACTACCAGGTCTGTGGCTGTGGAGCTCCCTTGTGTTGTGTGGCAGTGAGAAGGTGTGGTACGCTGCTCCTGCATCactgccatctcctctcctctcctagGCTGACATGGAAGACATGGCTGATCTGGCTGACATGCGCCATGACTTGATGGGACGTGTACAAGCCGTGATGGCGGCCTGCTGCGATTACCGCAGTGCCTTTGACCACTACTCCTACCTCTATGGGGAAGACAGAAAGGAGTTCTGCCGCCAGTTCCTCCTCTACGGGCACATCCTCACTGCTGCAGAAATTGAGGCCCAGGCGGAGGACGGGGTCCCCGAGACacctcccacactgcagcagtTCAGAGAGCAGATCGACTCCTACGAGAAGATCTATGAGGAGGTGAATCGCATCGAACCCATCAGCATCTTCCAGAACTGGATGAAAGTCGATGCTCGGCCTTTCAAGGCATCCTTGCTGAACGTGATTAAAAGGTGGAGCTTGGTGTTCAAGCAGCACCTCATGGACCACGTCACGCACAGGTAAGAGCTgttcctgcctcctctccctggggCCTGGGCTGGCCAAAGGGGGTTTCTCTTGTCTTGGCTGGGCTTTATCATTTCACATTGATAGCCAACAGGCTAATACAGGACCAAGAGAAGGGGGCCCTTACTGCATCCCTTATATCTTCCCTCCCCAGTCTCTGCTGGGAACTGGTACGGCTGAGTGTGTAAAGTGGAAACAGGTATATGGACTTCGTACCATCGACATCCCACAAAACGATGCTCCTGGGACCTGCTGTGTGGTGTTAGATAGGACGTCTGTTTGTCCGTTCATCCTGATCCAACTAAACTAATCTCTGCTAGAGCTCTGTGCTTACCTTGTTGAATTTGAAATTAGCCATCAGTAAAGCTGCATTAATGCCATGAGATACTTGCTCTGTTTCTAAATGCATTGCTCTTTGGAGTGCACTTtgtgtaaaaaaagtaatttgggtTGCCTGGCATGAGCAGTCATGGGGAGGTAGTTTCAAGGTCATAAAAAGCAGGAGTTTTGGATGTAAGTTTTGAATTAACATGTGTTCCCTGCTCTGAATAGCTGCTCCGTCGCCAGGTCTGTGCAGGATGATGTGTCAGGTGATTTATTTGAGTGGTCGCAACTGATGGATGTCATAGGTCTTGGATGCTCACAAAGAAGTGTTTAGAGACATATGTAGTAGTGAAGGCTGCTGCGTGTGGTAGATTATATGATCTCAGCACCATAATTCTGTTAGATAATTTCTGTGCAAAGAGGTTTTCGTGTAGCTTAGAACGGGCATTTAGGAGTTCTTATTAAGAGTGTCTGACTCAGCAGTTTAGTCTTTATTAGGTGAAGTATTTAAGGATACATTTTGCCCCAGCAGCATCCACAGAATTTAAGTGGGTGCTTAAAAAGTAAGTGTTTTGAGAAGAGAAGAATGGCTGTGCTGGAAAGGACCAGAGATCCAGAAGCCCATCATGCCTCTGCCGACAGTGCCCAGTAGCTGGTGAGATTAAGAGCAGGGTAAGCAGGTAGGGAAAATTCCCCCAAATACTCTCCTTGTCTCTAACAATTTATAGCTCAAGGACTTTGAGAGACAGGGGTCATGCCTTTGTATTTAAAGAactggatgcatttttttttctcccgcAAATGTTCGACTGTTTTGATTAATTGCTGTGAATTTTTATCATCTgcatcctcctgcagcagggatttACCCTGTGAAATGAGGCAGTGTGTGAAGAAGAATCCCGGTTTGTTGTAACTTTGCAACCTGTCAGATTCATTTGGGGATCTTGAATTCTTGTATTGGAAAAGACGAGATGAAAACTGTCCTTTCAAACTCACTCTCTCCAGACCACTCTTGAGCTCACAGGTCTCAGTCGTATTCCTTCTCAGATACCTTTTCTCCAGCCTGAGAAATCCCGACCTATTTATCTGCTCCTTGCAGGAAGCTGTACCACATCTATGGATCCCTTTGAGCATGAACTGTGGTTTTGATGCCCTCAGCATGTTGCCATGTAATGGGCAGGGTTAGCCAGGCTTTTCCCCTGTCCgtgccaggccagctgcctgctgTAAGGCTGATAATTATTTCAATAAGAACTGCTCTCATTTTGTGCTTTCCTGCTTTGTGTTATATAGCTTGGCTGACCTTGATGAGTTCATAAAAACTGCTGATAAAGGTTTGAGCAAAAAGGTTGAAAAAGGTGATTAT contains these protein-coding regions:
- the LOC142417962 gene encoding dynein axonemal heavy chain 9-like, whose product is MGTIPLTAAEIYSSKESYRQMVANLELMVNRYNKVLKTVLEVEYPLIQGQLRDIDLKLKEAEETLNWKMEGIWDHISMVMDGVHDLEWRIQKAKNNVEEIQTIVQSWVLPIFERKDGKRESLLSLEDCQDRLERRYSLIRESGHRIHSLVKENQSLLLADPASDVWKAYVDYVDEIVLDGFFTAIECSLKYLLQNTDPKAGLAPLFEVQLDLVVPDLIFRPSLDPGTNDGFYDMVESLLNDIYRISSLVPRLAEHSGFPHYQADMEDMADLADMRHDLMGRVQAVMAACCDYRSAFDHYSYLYGEDRKEFCRQFLLYGHILTAAEIEAQAEDGVPETPPTLQQFREQIDSYEKIYEEVNRIEPISIFQNWMKVDARPFKASLLNVIKRWSLVFKQHLMDHVTHSQQANTGPREGGPYCIPYIFPPQSLLGTGTAECVKWKQVYGLRTIDIPQNDAPGTCCVVLDRTSVCPFILIQLN